The Echinicola rosea genome has a segment encoding these proteins:
- a CDS encoding FKBP-type peptidyl-prolyl cis-trans isomerase, with amino-acid sequence MKKLMIGLMAAIVGIVAFSCEPNNPYDFGPQYDFEGNMETDSLKIAAYLDTAQIDSLYRIHDPSGTVIIVQEEGDASKPNYGDVIYTNYVGKFMDGEVFDTNIESIAVENDLHEDGDTYRPLSFELFQLNPANPNPNVSPKAGFHFGFKPIRSGSKAIFVIPSPLMYRDQEVGVIPANSILVFEVDFLGMD; translated from the coding sequence ATGAAAAAGTTAATGATAGGCCTGATGGCTGCGATAGTAGGGATAGTTGCCTTTTCATGTGAACCGAACAATCCATATGATTTTGGCCCACAGTATGATTTTGAAGGCAATATGGAAACCGATAGCCTCAAGATCGCCGCCTACTTGGACACTGCCCAGATCGACAGCCTTTACCGCATCCATGACCCAAGTGGCACTGTGATCATTGTGCAGGAAGAAGGAGATGCATCTAAGCCAAATTACGGTGACGTCATTTATACCAATTATGTCGGTAAGTTTATGGATGGAGAAGTATTTGATACGAATATTGAATCAATAGCTGTTGAAAATGATCTACATGAAGATGGGGATACCTATAGGCCTCTAAGTTTTGAACTTTTTCAATTGAATCCAGCTAATCCTAATCCAAATGTATCTCCAAAAGCAGGATTTCATTTTGGATTTAAGCCAATAAGAAGTGGATCCAAAGCCATTTTTGTCATTCCATCTCCTTTAATGTATAGAGATCAGGAAGTTGGAGTTATTCCCGCCAATTCTATTTTGGTCTTTGAAGTGGACTTCTTGGGAATGGATTAA